The Hevea brasiliensis isolate MT/VB/25A 57/8 chromosome 1, ASM3005281v1, whole genome shotgun sequence genome has a window encoding:
- the LOC110654830 gene encoding probable BOI-related E3 ubiquitin-protein ligase 2, producing the protein MAVQAQFPLCGSQDWMDNSCGGFNQFCYSYLQQEQQQQLQQQQCNIQMMQNQLQKNQNLCFDNTLLGSSSLKTSNHHPSMAYSQSIVAYDEKQRQEIDHYIRLQNERLRLFLQEQTKQQLASMMKRIESKALLLLRQKDEEIARAAKRTAELEDFLKRLEMESQVWQRVAQENEAMVISLDNTIEQLREKASCCFENGAEDAESCCDMNREEEEEAEETEQRSRVFVGDNVTEEERARKKRMTMMMACKGCNSRNPCILFLPCRHLCSCKACEAILDSCPLCQTPKKASIEALIV; encoded by the exons ATGGCTGTGCAAGCTCAGTTTCCTTTGTGCGGTTCACAAGATTGGATGGACAATAGTTGTGGAGGGTTTAATCAGTTTTGTTATTCTTATCTTCAGCAAGAACAACAGCAGCAGCTGCAACAGCAACAATGCAATATTCAGATGATGCAAAATCAGCTGCAGAAGAATCAAAATCTTTGCTTTGATAATACTCTTCTTGGTTCTTCTAGTTTGAAAACCAGCAATCATCACCCATCAATGGCTTATTCTCAAAGCATCGTTGCCTATGATGAAAAGCAAAGACAAGAGATTGATCATTATATCAGATTACAG AATGAGAGACTGAGACTGTTTCTGCAAGAGCAAACAAAGCAACAGCTAGCTTCAATGATGAAGAGAATAGAATCAAAGGCACTCCTTTTATTGAGGCAAAAGGATGAGGAAATAGCAAGAGCAGCTAAAAGAACCGCAGAGCTTGAAGATTTCTTGAAAAGATTAGAGATGGAGAGCCAAGTATGGCAAAGGGTAGCACAAGAAAACGAAGCCATGGTTATATCTCTCGACAATACAATAGAACAGCTGAGGGAAAAAGCCTCGTGTTGCTTTGAAAACGGAGCAGAGGATGCAGAGTCATGCTGTGATATGaacagagaagaggaagaagaagcagaGGAAACAGAGCAAAGAAGCAGAGTATTTGTCGGTGATAACGTTACAGAAGAAGAAAGAGCAAGAAAAAAGAGGATGACGATGATGATGGCATGCAAAGGCTGTAACTCTAGGAATCCGTGTATTTTGTTCCTTCCCTGTAGGCACCTTTGTTCATGCAAAGCTTGTGAGGCTATTCTTGATTCTTGCCCTCTGTGTCAAACGCCAAAGAAGGCTAGCATTGAGGCTTTAATAGTTTAG